TTTCGGGGAAGGGATAGAGTTGCTCAATACGGATAATGGAAAGGTGGTCTGCATTAGCTTCTTTGCGTGCAGCATCCAGTTCGTAATAGATTTTACCCGAACACAACAGCAGTTTGGTTGCTTTCGACAGGGATTTTAGGCTGTTGTCGGCAATTATTTCCTGGAAATGCCCCTCGGTAAAATCAGCGATGGTCGATGTACAGTCGGGATGGCGCAACAAGCTTTTCGGTGTAAATGCGATCAAAGGAACCCGGATATCGCGATGCAATTGGCGGCGGATGGCATGAAAATGATTAGCCGGCGTTGTAGGGTTAACCACTTGCATGTTAAAGTTGGCACACAGGTTCAAAAAACGTTCAATTCTTCCGCTCGAATGCTCGGCTCCCTGTCCTTCGTATCCGTGTGGCAGAAACATCACCAAACCCGATTTCACGCCCCACTTTTCCTGTGCGGCAGAAATATATTGATCCACGATTACCTGCCCCACGTTAAAAAAGTCTCCAAACTGAGCTTCCCAGATAGTTAACCCGAAAGGATTGGCGAGTGAATATCCGTATTCAAAACCCAGCACTCCGTATTCGTTGAGTGGTGAATTGTACACACGCACCATGGCGTGCTCACCGCCTAAGTTCTTCAGTGGAAAGTATTTTTCTTCACCGTCTTCGGTTATGATTTCAGCATGACGGTGCGAGAAAGTTCCCCGCTCGGAATCCTGTCCGCTCAACCGAACGGGATAATTTTCCTTTGCCAGCGATGCATAAGCCATCAATTCGCCCATCGCCCAATCGTATGAATCGTCTTTAATCATGCCGGCTCTTTGTGAAAACAGCCGGACGGTTTTATTGTAGAAGTGCTTGTCCTTCGGCAATGACGTTATCTTTTCCGCTAATTCCAGAAACATCTCTTTCGATATTTTGGTATTGGCAATGGTCTCGAAATCCTCTGCTTTGGGAAACCTTATACCCTTGTATTTTTCTTCAAGAAAAAGTTGGATATTCAATTGCGTGCTTTCGTTGGCAGTTTCATATGCCTGATCCAGCACCTTGTGGAAGTCTGCCACCCGGGTTTCGTATTCCAGTTGGGTGAGTACTCCCTGGCTGATCAGTTTCCCGGCATAAATTTCCCGCGGATTCTTATGTTTAGCAATGATGTCGTATAACTTGGGTTGCGTAAAACGGGGTTCGTCACCTTCGTTGTGCCCGTATTTTCGGTACGAAAGTAGATCGATAAACACGTCGATATTGAATTTCTGACGGAACTCCAGTGCCAACTTTGCGACAAAGACCATGGCTTCCACGTCGTCTCCGTTTACATGGAAAACAGGCGACTGGGTTACTTTGGCAACGTCGGTACAGTAGGTGCTGGAGCGTCCCTGCAGGTAGTTGGTGGTGAACCCCACCTGGTTGTTTATTACGATATGGATGGTTCCTCCTGTTTTGTATCCATCCAGTTTTGAGAACTGGATGGTCTCGTAAACAACTCCTTGTCCGGCAATGGCGGCATCACCGTGTATCAAAATGGGTAACACCTGATTGTATTGAAAATCATGTTCCTGTTCCAACTTGGCTTTGGCAATTCCTTCCACCACAGGACCTACTGCTTCCAGGTGGGAAGGGTTGGGTGCCAGGCTGACGGAAATTTTTCGTCCCTCGTAATCGATAGTATTGTTATACCCCAGGTGATATTTTACGTCGCCGTACTTTATCTCTTCTCCGTAGTTTTCAGCGGTAAATCCGCGAAAAACCTGGGAGTACGGCTTTTTCATGATGTTTGTCAGTACGTTGAGCCTTCCCCGGTGGGCCATTCCTATTACAATATCGTTTACGTCGTACGATCCTCCGTGAGAAACGATGGCGTCCAGGGCTGGAATAATAGCTTCCGAGCCTTCCAGTGAAAACCGTTTTTGCCCCACGTATTTTCTGTGCATATAATCTTCAAACCCCGATGCTTCGATCAGGCTGTTGAGGATGTGCAGTTTTTTTTCGTTGGGAAGGGTTTCCTGGTTTTTGCTGCTTTCCATTTTTTGTTGTAACCATTGCACGATTTCCGGTTTCGTCATGTAACGGTATTCCACGCCGATGGATTTACAATAGGTCTCACTTAAATGTTCGACAATTTCTCTCAAGGTTGCTCTGCCGATTCCGATCTCTTTCCCGGCTTCGAATTCCTTGTCCAGATCGCTTTCGGAAAGATTGAAATTATCCAGATCGAGTGTAGGTGAATATTGACGGCGCGAACGGACCGGATTGGTTTTGGTAAACAGGTGTCCTCTACGTCTGTATCCGGTAATCAGGTTCATTACGGCTATTTCCTTGGTGGAAACTCCGACATCCCCCTTTATTTCCTGTGGCTTGGCAGGGAAATGCCTGGTGGCTAAATCAAAACCCTGAAAGAAAAAACGAAAGCTTTCATCGACACTTTCCGGATTTTCCATATACTGTTTATACAATTCTTCTATGGCTCCAATATCCATAAAATTTAACTCTTTGCGGGTATCCATCGATCAGTTGTTGTAGTTAATTTATTCAAACTGTAAAGATGATGATTTTGTTCACGCTTTGCAACAATTTTGTTTAGAAAAGCAGTTTAAGTCAAACCGGATTGTGCAAAACGCTACCCTTACATGAGGTTGATACGCTGTGATAAATTTTCTATCGGAGTGAAAAAACCTGAAAAAAAAATGAGGCAATCTCTTTTTGAAATTGCCCCATTTATTCTACAACGCCCTTTTGTTTCGTTATTTCATTTCCCAGATATGGGAAGAGCTCATCAGAAAATCGGTAAATGACTTTTTGGCTGCTTTCTTCTGTACT
This portion of the Petrimonas sulfuriphila genome encodes:
- a CDS encoding 2-oxoglutarate dehydrogenase E1 component, translated to MDTRKELNFMDIGAIEELYKQYMENPESVDESFRFFFQGFDLATRHFPAKPQEIKGDVGVSTKEIAVMNLITGYRRRGHLFTKTNPVRSRRQYSPTLDLDNFNLSESDLDKEFEAGKEIGIGRATLREIVEHLSETYCKSIGVEYRYMTKPEIVQWLQQKMESSKNQETLPNEKKLHILNSLIEASGFEDYMHRKYVGQKRFSLEGSEAIIPALDAIVSHGGSYDVNDIVIGMAHRGRLNVLTNIMKKPYSQVFRGFTAENYGEEIKYGDVKYHLGYNNTIDYEGRKISVSLAPNPSHLEAVGPVVEGIAKAKLEQEHDFQYNQVLPILIHGDAAIAGQGVVYETIQFSKLDGYKTGGTIHIVINNQVGFTTNYLQGRSSTYCTDVAKVTQSPVFHVNGDDVEAMVFVAKLALEFRQKFNIDVFIDLLSYRKYGHNEGDEPRFTQPKLYDIIAKHKNPREIYAGKLISQGVLTQLEYETRVADFHKVLDQAYETANESTQLNIQLFLEEKYKGIRFPKAEDFETIANTKISKEMFLELAEKITSLPKDKHFYNKTVRLFSQRAGMIKDDSYDWAMGELMAYASLAKENYPVRLSGQDSERGTFSHRHAEIITEDGEEKYFPLKNLGGEHAMVRVYNSPLNEYGVLGFEYGYSLANPFGLTIWEAQFGDFFNVGQVIVDQYISAAQEKWGVKSGLVMFLPHGYEGQGAEHSSGRIERFLNLCANFNMQVVNPTTPANHFHAIRRQLHRDIRVPLIAFTPKSLLRHPDCTSTIADFTEGHFQEIIADNSLKSLSKATKLLLCSGKIYYELDAARKEANADHLSIIRIEQLYPFPEKQLQKILKNYSKDIKLVWVQEEPLNMGAALFVKHWIGDRSLQIISRPSSGVTAEGLTALHKIHQAEIIKEAIQ